From uncultured Desulfobacter sp.:
TTCACGCATTTAAAAAAAAAACTTACGACTCACGAGTAAGGACCAACTCACCATTTTACTTGGCGGAAGGGTAGCCGAAGAGATCGATTTTGGTGATATTTATAGCGGGGCTCAAAACGATCTGGAAAGAGCGAGTGAAATTGCCCGTGCCATGGTCTGCCAGTTCGGCATGAGCGATAATATCGGGCCGCTCACCTACGGCAAACGGCAACAACTCATGTACCTCGGCGTTCAGGGCCAGGAAGAACGAAATTATAGTGAAGAAACCGCCAAGCTTATCGATAGTGAGGTTCGCACTTTGGTGGAAGAAGCTCATGAAAAGGCGACTCAAATTCTCACAAAAAAAAAGAGCTACTCTTGACTCTCTCGCTGAACTGTTGCAGGAAAAAGAAGTGCTCAGCGGTGATGAGGTCGCCAAGGTGACGAAGAAAGCAGATAATGAAAGAGAAAGATGAAAACATACCTTATTTGTTTTTTTATTCTATTGTTTGTTTTGTTATTCTGGTACGGATATGTTTTGTTGAAACCCATGCCCGGTGCTTTTGTCCGCTATCTTGCCTGGACCATGACACCTGCCGCCACTGTATTGCGGGGAAGTACAAATACCGGGGATGCAACTATCCATTATGTCAGCTACGGTTGTGGTCCGGCAGTATTGCTCTTGCATGGAGGCTTGAGCAACCGTCTAATCTGGTTTTCCCAGATTCCATGGCTGGTAGCAGCAGGGCGACAGGTGGTGCTGCCGGACACTCGAGGTCACGGAGGTTCTGGACTTGGCTCTCAAGAATTGAACTATCGATTGCTCGCATCAGATGCGATCCATGTTTTGGACAAACTCAACATCCAGCAGGCCGATGTCATTGGCTGGAGCGACGGCGGAAATACAGCATTGCAGATGGGACATTACTGGCCGCAACGGGTTAAGAAAATGGTTGTTATTAGCGGGAATTTTAATCCTTTGGGCCTTATTCCCGACGCGCTGGGCGAAACGCACACACAATCCTGCGGATTGGAATACTGGTTCAAAAGATGGTGGACTGGTGCCGGAAGACGCCTGGTTATTCTGGAAAAGCGTATCAAGAGAATGTGGCTTACCCGCCCAATGATAAAGCCGGTTGAGTTAAAAGGGATTGTCCTCCCAACTCTGGTGATCATCGGCGAACATGACATCATCTCAATCGGACATGCAAAACAGATGGCCGAACTTTTGCCGCATGGCGTCCTGGAAGTCATCCCAGGCGGCCATTCTACACCTGTAACCCATTCGGTTCAGGTAAATGAAGCGATTGCCATTTTTTTTGGAATTCATGGGCTGGCCCAATGAATAAATTATTGTCTAACGAACTTAGGACCGCAAATTTGATGTCGAATCAGCAAAGGATTGGTATTGCATGATTGAAAAAATTCTTCACCGGATAAAACCCTATATCGGCTTTGTGCTGTTCCTTGTGGCAATCCTTATCGTACACCATGAACTCAAGGTGCACAGCATTGAAGAAATTGCAGCCGATCTTGTGCAGGTTCCCATGTCCGTCATTCTGCTGGGCGTCCTGCTGACGGGAATCAATTACCTGTGTTTGACAGGGTATGATTTTATGGCCCTGCGTTACCTGGGCAGGACCGTGCGGCCCAGGAACGTAATCATGGCATCTCTGATCAGTTTTTCCATCAGCAATAATACCGGACAGGCACTGATCAGCGGGTCGTCCATGCGATATCGATTTTACAGTCTGTGGGGTCTTTCCGGCATGGAAATCATCAAGTTTTCCCTTTTTATCAGCCTGATGTATGTGTTGGGCGCAACAACGCTTTTTAGCATCACCACGTTGACCTCGCCCCATCTGATGGCGGCGTCATTGCCCCTGGCCCACACCGTTCAATGGCTTGCCTGGTCTGCCCTGGCAGCCCTGGCAGTCTACTGGTGCATCATCGTGTTTCGTAAAAAGCCTTTCATTATAAGGGGCATGGAACTTTTTCTGCCGGGCCCCGGTCTCTCAATGGCCCAGACAATTATTGTCAGTGTCGATCTAATTTTAAGTTCATTTATTTTATATCTATTTATTCACGTTCATGTGGACATTTCGTTTCATTCTTTTCTTGCTGTTTATATTGCCGCCCAGATTCTGGGACTGTTCAGTCAGGTCCCTGGGGGACTCGGCGTATTTGAAGGGGCGTTTCTCTATCTTCTGGGGAATGACATCCCGGCATTTTCTGTTTTTGCCGCCCTGCTCGTGTTCCGGCTTGTCTATTATTTTGTTCCTCTTGTACTCTCCGGAGCAGGGTTGCTGACCTATGAACTCTTGCAGCACCGTACGTTGGTCAAAGAAAATGCCCAGGCAACCCTCGGGTATCTTTCCCGGGGGATTCCCCATATTTTTTCGATCCTGCTGGTTCTGGCTGGCGGATTGTTACTGGTTTCCGGGTCAACCCCAACCGATCGTGGTGCATTGAAATGGCTGTATGAGACATTGCCACTGTCGGTGATGGAGGCTTCCCATCTGATCGGCAGCATTGTTGGCCTTCTGCTGTTGTTCATGGCCCGGGCAGTTCGGCTGCGCATCGATGCGGCCTATTTTGGCATCCTTGTGCTGCTGGTCACAGGCGCCGTCTCCTCCCTGCTCAAAGGTTTTGACTGGCAGGAGGCCCTGGTGCTGGGAATATTTTTGATCCTGTTTCTGCCGTCCCGGCGATTTTTCTATCGAAAATCCTCATTGTTCACCATGCCCTTTTCCTGGTCATGGCTCGGGTTTGTGGGTGTTGTTATTATGGGCACCACATGGATCGGATTGTTTTCCTACAAGCATGTTGAATATACCAATGACCTTTGGTGGCGGTTTGCATATAATGGCGATGCACCCAGGTTTTTAAGATCTTCATTCATCCTTGCCGTTATGGTGCTGTCATTTTGTGTTTACCGCCTGATGCGGGTACGGCCCCAAAAGGCTCACCTGCCGACCCAGGAGGAAATTGATGAGCTGGAACCCATTGTTCACAATGCCCGGGATACCCAGAGCCACCTTGCCCTGATCGGGGATAAGACCATTTTGTGGGGTCAGAACCGTGAATCCTTTCTGATGTACGGCACAACACCAAAATTCTGGATTGCCATGGGAGACCCTGTGGGGAAACCGGAATCCCACGATTCACTGGTGTGGCAGTTCCGGGAGACAGCAGATAAAAACGGCGCCAGGATTGCCTTTTACCAGATCTCCAAAGAGAACCTGCCCCTGTATCTTGATCTTGGACTGGTGCTGATCAAGCTGGGAGAGGAGGCCCGGGTTTCCCTGACGGATTTCGATCTTAAAGGCGGAAAACGCTCAGGGCTGCGCAGCACAAATAACAAATTCTCCAAACTGAGCCTGGAATTTCGTGTTCTGGAACGTGACCAGGTAAAAGCAGGAATCCAGGGACTGCATCAGGTTTCAGACGCCTGGCTGAAAACCCGGAAGGCAGATGAAAAAGGCTTCTCCCTTGGATTCTTTTCAGAAACTTACCTTTGCCGGAGCCGATGTGCAGTGGTCATGCAGGGAGAAAGTATTCTTGCCTTTGCCAATTTGTGGGAAACCGACAGCAAAGAAGAGATATCCATTGATCTGATGCGGTATACACCAGAGGCACCGGGGGGTATCATGGAATACCTGTTCATTCAGCTCATGCTGTGGGGGAAAAGCCATGGGTATCACTGGTTCAATCTTGGCATGTCCCCTCTGTACGGACTTGAGAAGCACCCACTGGCACCGCTGTGGCACAAGGTTGGGAATGCGGTCTTTAAATATGGCGATAATTTCTATAATTTTGAAGGACTGCATGCATACAAGGAGAAATTTGATCCGGTCTGGCAACCGCGTTACCTTGCCACCCCTGCTTTGGCTGCACCCGCTGTTTTATTGAGTGTTACCGGAATGATAGCGGGCAGTTGGAAAGGTATTTTTACCAAATAACAGCCATGGGCTGACTTGGTCTATCAATACCGAGGCTCAACCCACAACGAAACATGAAAGTAATTCAGTAAGTTATTGGAACTTTCATATAAAACAATTAGACAATAAAAAAAGATGGTCTAGATAAAGATGGTTTCTACGTTAGACTAAAAAAGGTTACTCTTATGTTTGACTGGTTTGCCGATCGACGCAGAAAAAAACTCATCCAGACACCGTTTCCCGCCTCATGGGAAAATATCGTCCGCAGTAATGTGGCCCATTTCTGTATGCTGGAGAATGCCCAGCAGGATCACCTTCGTAACTTGGTAAAGGTCTTTGTCGCCGAGAAAAATTGGGTTGGAGCAGGCGGACTGGAACTTACAGATGAGATCCGCGTAACGATTGCGGCACAGGCTTGTCTGCTTCTTCTTGGACTGGCCCACAATTATTATAGGAATGTCGAATCCATCATCGTTTATCCTTCTACGGTTGTTCCCCCTCAACGCAGGCCGAATTTCTTTGATAATACAATTGCACCCGCCGGAATCGCCCATCCCATCATCGGCCAGGCATTCCAGAATGGGCCGGTAATTATCATCTGGGATGCTGCCCTGAGTGGCGGCCGCCATCCTGAATGCGGTCACAACGTGATTTACCATGAATTTGCCCACAAGCTTGATATGCTGGATGGCATGGCCGACGGAACACCACCACTGCAAAACCGGACTGAATACCATGACTGGGTTCTGATATGTTCGCGTGAATATCTGCGCCTTAAAAAGGATGCGGGCAAGGGCAGGAAATCTTTTCTTGATGCCTACGGTGCAACAAATGAAGCAGAATTTTTTGCAGTTGCCACCGAGCAATTTTTTGACCAGCCTCAACGAATGCGGGAGAACACACCTGATCTTTATCGTGTTTTGCAGGAATACTATAATCAGGACCCTTACGAACGGATGTCCCGGAATACCTGCACAGGTTAACCGGGATACGTTATATTATTGGGACAAGAGAAAATGTTTTTCCATATGGTTTTCATTTTCATGACAGCCCGCAAGGCCGTCATGGAAATTGTTTCCGAGACGGTGAAAAAATCCGCAGCCAAAACAAATGATCAAAAGGAAATTAAAAAATGACATTACACTCAAAAAATTCTAATTCTATCTCCCCATTACCAGGCAAACCAAATCAGAACTATTTCCGTTTCCATATGCCACACCGTCATCTTGCCTCGATTTATGGAGATAATTGGTTCTCGCTCAAGGCCGAAGCCTTTGCCCGCTTTTTTGGAACGCCTGTTTTTCTAGTGGCACAGACGGTGATCGTTGCAATCTGGATCAGCATGAACGCATTTGGTTTCACCAGGTTCGACGTCTACCCCTTCATTCTGCTCAACCTAGCCTTCAGTCTCCAGGCGGCTTATGCAGCGCCGCTGATTCTGTTGGCACAGACCCGACAGGCCGACAGGGACAAAGCGAACGCCGATGCCGATGCGCAGCATCGGGAAGCCCTTGCCATCGCGAGTGATAAGCGCCTGGAAATTGCTCAACAAAACACGGAGCAACTGATGGAACTGATGAAGCAAAACACCTAACTCACCGAACTCACGAAACAGTTGAGCCAGCGTATTGAGGTGTTGACCCTCGAGATGCACGGCAAGATATTCGGGGATGACACAAAAAAATAAGCGTCAACAATCAACGCACCTGAAATCGTTCCGCCGGATTTTGCTGGTAAGGGAATCAGAAATAAATAATTCATAGGAGCCTCTAAAACAAGGCAAATTGTTCATAGAGGTCTGAATGCTGGTGTTTCAACTTATTTATCAGCGGTCCTTTTTTATAGCCGTTAAAAATCACAGCAAAGGGGCAAGCAAACGGAATGTATTCTCGATAAAATGCCTCCAGGCGGAGCGTTGTCGCCACGCCGCAAGGACCAGTTTGTCTGTGCTGCCGAGGTAGGTATCCTGGAGCAACCGCAATTGCCCTGTGAAATTTGTGTCGTAAACAACCAGTGAACTCTCGGAATTGAGCCACATACTGCGCATGTCAAGGTTGACAGAGCCGAAGATACTTATCGAACCGTCAATGGTCAGACTCTTGGTGTGAAGCAAACCACCCTTGAAAAGAGCAATATTCACCCCGGCGGACATCAGTTCATCAAAGTGTGCAACGCTCGCATGACGGACGAGCAGCGAGTCGTTGATAGCCGGAACGATTAAAGTGACCTCGACACCTCGCAGGGCAGCCGACAAAAGGGCGGTAAGCATCGATTCGTCAGGAACGAAGTAAGGGGTGGTCATCACTATCTCCCGGCGTGCAGCGTAAATTGCAGTCAGCAGCAACTGGTGAATGGCTTCCGGTTTAAGATCCGGTCCGGAAGGCACAACCTGAACCGTCGCTCCGGCTGCCGCGGGAGAATGGTTTCCGGCGGTGGGCGGCGGTTCCCATGTGCGGCCGGTCTCGATGGACCAATCCAGTCCGAAAATGCCGTCAAGGGCAAGGGCGGTGGGGCCGGTTATGCGTGCGATTGCGTCCACCCATTGTCCAACTCCCGATTCTTGTTTGAAAAATCTGGGATCAACGAGATTCTGGCTGCCGGTATAGGAAATACAATCGTCGATGACGACTATCTTGCGATGATTTCTCAGATCCCTGCGAACAAAGAGGCCCCGAAGGGGCCCTGTGGGCAGCGCAGCCCGCAGCTTCACGCCCGAATGGATCAGCTGCCGGGCCAAGCTGCTCCTGAGAAATGTCTTGCTGCCGATGGCATCTGCCAGGGCCCGGCAGTGCACGCCACGTTGTGCCGCCCGTTTTAGCGCGGCCACAACATCATTGGCACGCCCACCCTCGTGCCAGATGTAAAAGCAGAGATCACACCGGTTGCGGGCAGCGTCGATATCAGCCACGATTGCGTCAAATACAGCATGGAAGTTGTTGAGCAACTCGATATTGTTTCCGGGCAGGGCCGGAAAACCAAGGACGTTTAAGGCATATCGTCGTAGAGGCTCCGCTGTTACCTCGATCTGGATGGATTCCCCATTGTATTGATTCTTTAAGCCCGCTTGCCATTGCTGCAAGCTACAGATGCTCGCGGCCACGCGTGCTGCCCTTTGCCGTCCAAGGCGCCGTTCGCCGAACATAAGGTACACGGCTGCACCGACAAAGGGCGCGCTGGAAATCACTGCCAGCCATCCCAATGAAACGCCCACGGACGGACATCTCAATATGACCCGAACGGACAACCCTGCCACGATGAGCCAATGGGTGACCAGGACAAACGTACTGAATAGGTGAGGGTTCATACCTCACCAACTTGGGCTTCGGCCTTTTCGGACGCCGGTGTTGCCATAGCCTCCAGAAGAGACCTGTGGGCTATCCTGGAAACAAGGATCATGACCACAATACAAACGACGAGTCCGCCAATGATTGCCAGACCGTGCAGGTGAGCGGTTCGTGCATCACTGCTCGCCAGGCGGGCAACGTGCTTGCCAACGTGCCCGAAGTAAACCTCGATGAACAAGTTGGGGATAGAGGCCAGAAAGGCAAGCAAAAACAGGGGAAAGCCGACGCCTGCAGCACCGAGCATATAACTTACGGTTGCGGGATTCAACGGCGTCAGGCGTAGAAGCACCTGCAGGCGGAACTCGTCACGAATGACAGCGCGCTGGATGGCAGCCAGGGACGGTTTGGCATTGATCATTCCCTGAACCCGTGCCCGCAGGAGCCTGCGCGACAGCGCATATTGAATTGGTCCTGCCAGCAGGCTTCCTGCCAGGACCAATGCGCATCCCGAGCCCATTCCCAATAGCGCTCCGGCAATGATGCAAAGCACAGTGTCTGGCAACAAAACTGAAGTGGTTAGAATGAAGAGCGCGACAAACGCGGGCGCCCCCCAGGGGCCAAGTTTCGTGAGCCATGACTCGATGGCATGGATGTGATGCTCAATTTCGTTCCCGCCGGCTACAATGGCAATGATCAAAAACAGGCCGGCCGCCAGATAAGGGAACGCTGCTCTTAAATCCACGCGTGTCAGGAACCATCGTGTCCGCATATTTTTATCAGAATCCTGGATCTTGTTCATACTGTCTTTGCACCTTTTTGGTCTCTTTTTTAAATTTCGGTATAATCTAAAATCAAATCAGATAAAGGCATTCTCCACCCCGACACTTTCCCGCCAAATGTTTGATACAAGGAACCAAAACCGTCAAGGTTAGAGGTCTGCATCATGGTCTGAGGCCATTGCCTTAACTTTTTTCTTTTTCAGGGTATACCCGCCCCAGGTCTGTTGGGCGACTCCGACCACCATGAATGCATCGGGGTCGATCCGGTTAATGATAAACTTTACATCATAGACCCGGGAGCGCAGTACGGTGAGATATAATAGGGTGCGTTCTTCTCCGGAATACCCGCCTTTGACCGGCCACATGGTCACGCCGCGTTTCAATTCGTTGATAATGGCATGCCGCAGGGGTTCGGGGTTTTGGGTAATGATTATCAGGGTGCGCCTCTGGCTGGCCCCTTCCATGGCAAAATCTGCGCTTATGCCTGCGATCAGAAGCGCCAGAAAGGCCAGTAACGACGTTTCCCAATTGAAGACAAAGCCGGCAACGACAATAATTATCACATCCACATAAAGGCCGGACTGGGACATGGGAAATCCGGTTTTATTGTAAATGATCCGGGTAATGATTGATGTGCCACCGATGGTGCCGCCAAAACGGTAGATAATACCCAAACCGATACCAATGAGCAGACCACTGTATATGGTTGCCAAAAGTTTGTTTTCAGTGATGGGGAATTCAGTGAAAACCGTTGGCATGTTGACAATAAAAAATTCTGTGGCGCCGGAAAACACCACCACCGCCAGGGTGGAGGTAAACAAAAACCGCCATTTACCCAGGGTGAAAAAGCCAAGGATGAACAATGGAATGTTTGCCGTAAAATAAAACAGACCCGGGGAAAATCCGGTTAGGTTATTTACGATAATGCCCAATCCGGATACCCCGCCTGCAGCCAGATTGTACGGCATTTGAAACAATACATAGGCAAAGGCGTTGAGCACCGCACCTATTGTAATGGCCAACTGCTGATTTAAAATCCGCAGGATTTTATGCCAACCGGGCGATTCAAGTTTTTGTTTAACCGCTTCTTTCAGTTTTTTTCGTGACAAGCAAGACTCCTTTTTTACGCCAATGTCCGGTCGTTTCAAATGGCCGGACCCTCGGATTTGAACCGGACCGATGCCTAACGCGGTTCCGGCTTCACCCATTTGTAAACACCCCTTGATACCCGTTCCAGTTTGCCCTTTCTTATAAGGCCGGACAGGATATTTCTGACCTTTTGCGGCGCCATGTCCGATTTTTCAATGACTTCGGCCGCGGTTGTGTGGCGTTTTGTCCTTCGCCTGAACAGGGTTTCAATGCCGGCGGCATCTTTGATTTTTGGGGAAGCGGTTTTCTTGCCGGTGCCGGCGGACCGGGGGGAATTTTTTTCGGCCCTTGGGGCCTTTGGTCTTTTCGGTTTTGACTTCCCAGTCCTTGGTTTCCCGGATTTGGGGGCTGCTTTACCGGGTGATTCAGGCACGGCCAGCGGTAAGGATGCTGATCCGTCCATATCAAGGTCGATGCCGAACATATCTGAGAGGTTCGGGCTTTCTTCATCAATGACTCTTGAGGATTTCTTCTCAGACCGGCTCAAAAGATCCTTCTTTGTCTCTTTGACGGTTTCGGAGATCAACTCATTGACCTTTGCCTTTCTCAACACGAAGAACAGGCCCGGGTCCTGGTCTAGACGGGCACCGATCCCATACAGTACGGCTGCCACATGTTTGCACATAACTGCCCTGTCCGGGCAGGAGCAATCGAGTTCAATCTCTTTGGGAGAGGGGAAAAGACCTTTTTCTTTCTGGGTAAACAGATCTTCAAGTGCCTTGGGAAACTTGCCCGCCATCAGTTGTTTGATGCTTTCCATTTTCCCCTTGCACTGATCTTTGATGCGCTGCCATTGTTTTTGGGGAATGGGGTTGATGGTGACTGTGACCCGGTAGGGGGAGGGCTCGCCTCCCATGACCAGGCCTGAGACCTTGCCCGGTTGAATCTGAAGATCCAGAACTGCTTTGTGCCGGACATAGCTGCGGCCCCGGCCGATCCGGTTAGCATAATCGGCGTACCGTTCCAGGTTTTTGTTCCAGGCTTTGCCCCACCATGTTTTTGTAAGGGTCTGGCCCTCAATGACCACGGGCTGAATACCGGGGTTTTTCTTTTTTAAGGCCGCAAGTTTTTTTTCAGCCTTTGCCCGTTTTTCTGCCACGGTCACGTATTTGGGATACCCGTAATGCATTATTAGATTCCTTCTACCGCTAAAACGTTAGCTGCTGTGTTATTCCGGCAGGGTGAGCCGGAACAGGTCCAGCAGGTATTTATCATCCATTTCCGTGATCAGTCCCTGGGCGGACGAGGTGACCACCTGGTCGGCCAGGGTTTGTTTTTCACTGATCATCAAATCAATCTTTTCCTCAATGGTGCCCCGGGTGACAAATTTATGCACCAGGACTTTTTTTGTCTGCCCGATGCGAAACGCCCTGTCCGTGGCCTGATTTTCCACGGCCGGGTTCCACCATCTGTCAAAATGGACCACATGACTGGCCCGGGTCAGGTTCAGGCCCACGCCCCCGGCTTTTAAAGAGAGCACCATAAAAGGGCAATAGGCATTGTCCTGGAACGTTTGTATCAGTTTTTTGCGTTTTGCAACAGGCACAGATCCATGGAGCACGAGTCCCGGGTGATGGAAGATGGTTTCAAGAAAGGCCCGTAAAGGTTCTGTCATCTCCTTGAATTGGGTAAACACGAGAACTCGTTCACGTTTTTCATAAACGGTTTCACAGATGCTGCCAAGGCGCATGAATTTACCGCTGTGGGCGGCCTTGAAGTCCCCGGACCCTGTGATTTGGTCCGGGTGGTTGCACAATTGTTTGAACCGTAGAAGAAAGGAGAGCACCAGCCCTTTTCGCTGGATGCCCTCGGATGTTTCAATGGCCTGCTTTAAATCCTTGACCGATTTTTTGTACAACACCACCTGTTTGGGGCTTAAATCGGCAAATACCTTCATCTCCACCTTGTCCGGCAGGTCTTTGATTACGGTTTTATCGGTTTTCAGGCGGCGCAGGATATAGGGAGAGATCATCTGCCGCAGCCTGGCATACCCCTTGGGATTGTCTTTCAGGGTTTTGGCAAAACCTGAAAATTCTGTTTTATTGCCCAAAAGCCCGGGATTTAAAAAATCAAACAAGGACCACAGGTCTGATAGCCGGTTTTCCACAGGGGTGCCGGTCATGACGATCCGGTGGGCCGCAGGCAGGGCTTTGACGGCACGGGTTTGCAGGGTGGCGGGATTTTTAATGGCCTGGGCTTCGTCCAGAATCAGACTGTGCCAGGAATATTTGGCAAGCCAGGCGTATTTTTTCACCAGGGTGTAGCTGGTGATGACCAGATCCAGGCGGTTGAGCTGGGCTTTGGTCAATTTGAATGCCTTGTTCTTCTCTGTCTTGCCGGGCTGTGAATTCGAAGGGGTAAAACCGGGATGGGCCACACAGGTTTTAAGGCCGGGCAGAAATCGGTTGATTTCCGACTGCCAGTTTGAAATCAGAGACGCTGGTACCACCAGAAGACTTGCGGGGCGTTTGCGGTTTGGCGGAAACGTGCTCAGCCATGCCAGGATCTGGACGGTTTTTCCCAGGCCCATATCATCGGCCAGGCAGGCCCCGAATCCGTAGGACGCCAAAAAGTTCAGCCAGTCTACGCCCTTTGACTGGTAGGGCCGCAATTTTGCCTTGAAGCCTTTGCCCGGTACCACCGGCTCAACCTGTTCCGGGTGGGTCATCTTTTCCAGTACGGACGTTAGCCATGTTCCGCTGGATACATTGATATCCACCTGGCCGGTATTGCCTCGGCCAAGCATTTTTTCCGGCTCCAGCCGGGTCCGCATGGCTGTTCCCAGGGTCATGCCCGAGGCGACCAGATCCTCAATCCGGTCGCAGGCCTTCAGGGCCTGTTTCAGTTTTTCCGGGTCCACGGCAACCCATTTGTTTTTGATAAATGCCAGGCCCTGGCTCTCTTCCAGCATGGTTTCAATCTCCTGCCTGGATAACGCTATATCGCCCAATGCCACACTGACGTTGAAATCAAGCAGCGCATCCAGCCCGGCCATGGTCGGCTTGTTATCCCCCATGGAGATGGTCACTTGGGGAGTGGAAGCGGTTTGTTTCCACCAGTCCGGAATCCGGCAGAGCACGCCGCAGGCCTCGTAATCCGGGATCTCCTTGAGAAAGC
This genomic window contains:
- a CDS encoding alpha/beta hydrolase; its protein translation is MKTYLICFFILLFVLLFWYGYVLLKPMPGAFVRYLAWTMTPAATVLRGSTNTGDATIHYVSYGCGPAVLLLHGGLSNRLIWFSQIPWLVAAGRQVVLPDTRGHGGSGLGSQELNYRLLASDAIHVLDKLNIQQADVIGWSDGGNTALQMGHYWPQRVKKMVVISGNFNPLGLIPDALGETHTQSCGLEYWFKRWWTGAGRRLVILEKRIKRMWLTRPMIKPVELKGIVLPTLVIIGEHDIISIGHAKQMAELLPHGVLEVIPGGHSTPVTHSVQVNEAIAIFFGIHGLAQ
- the mprF gene encoding bifunctional lysylphosphatidylglycerol flippase/synthetase MprF — translated: MIEKILHRIKPYIGFVLFLVAILIVHHELKVHSIEEIAADLVQVPMSVILLGVLLTGINYLCLTGYDFMALRYLGRTVRPRNVIMASLISFSISNNTGQALISGSSMRYRFYSLWGLSGMEIIKFSLFISLMYVLGATTLFSITTLTSPHLMAASLPLAHTVQWLAWSALAALAVYWCIIVFRKKPFIIRGMELFLPGPGLSMAQTIIVSVDLILSSFILYLFIHVHVDISFHSFLAVYIAAQILGLFSQVPGGLGVFEGAFLYLLGNDIPAFSVFAALLVFRLVYYFVPLVLSGAGLLTYELLQHRTLVKENAQATLGYLSRGIPHIFSILLVLAGGLLLVSGSTPTDRGALKWLYETLPLSVMEASHLIGSIVGLLLLFMARAVRLRIDAAYFGILVLLVTGAVSSLLKGFDWQEALVLGIFLILFLPSRRFFYRKSSLFTMPFSWSWLGFVGVVIMGTTWIGLFSYKHVEYTNDLWWRFAYNGDAPRFLRSSFILAVMVLSFCVYRLMRVRPQKAHLPTQEEIDELEPIVHNARDTQSHLALIGDKTILWGQNRESFLMYGTTPKFWIAMGDPVGKPESHDSLVWQFRETADKNGARIAFYQISKENLPLYLDLGLVLIKLGEEARVSLTDFDLKGGKRSGLRSTNNKFSKLSLEFRVLERDQVKAGIQGLHQVSDAWLKTRKADEKGFSLGFFSETYLCRSRCAVVMQGESILAFANLWETDSKEEISIDLMRYTPEAPGGIMEYLFIQLMLWGKSHGYHWFNLGMSPLYGLEKHPLAPLWHKVGNAVFKYGDNFYNFEGLHAYKEKFDPVWQPRYLATPALAAPAVLLSVTGMIAGSWKGIFTK
- a CDS encoding zinc-dependent peptidase, with protein sequence MFDWFADRRRKKLIQTPFPASWENIVRSNVAHFCMLENAQQDHLRNLVKVFVAEKNWVGAGGLELTDEIRVTIAAQACLLLLGLAHNYYRNVESIIVYPSTVVPPQRRPNFFDNTIAPAGIAHPIIGQAFQNGPVIIIWDAALSGGRHPECGHNVIYHEFAHKLDMLDGMADGTPPLQNRTEYHDWVLICSREYLRLKKDAGKGRKSFLDAYGATNEAEFFAVATEQFFDQPQRMRENTPDLYRVLQEYYNQDPYERMSRNTCTG
- a CDS encoding DUF1003 domain-containing protein codes for the protein MTLHSKNSNSISPLPGKPNQNYFRFHMPHRHLASIYGDNWFSLKAEAFARFFGTPVFLVAQTVIVAIWISMNAFGFTRFDVYPFILLNLAFSLQAAYAAPLILLAQTRQADRDKANADADAQHREALAIASDKRLEIAQQNTEQLMELMKQNT
- the cls gene encoding cardiolipin synthase, encoding MNPHLFSTFVLVTHWLIVAGLSVRVILRCPSVGVSLGWLAVISSAPFVGAAVYLMFGERRLGRQRAARVAASICSLQQWQAGLKNQYNGESIQIEVTAEPLRRYALNVLGFPALPGNNIELLNNFHAVFDAIVADIDAARNRCDLCFYIWHEGGRANDVVAALKRAAQRGVHCRALADAIGSKTFLRSSLARQLIHSGVKLRAALPTGPLRGLFVRRDLRNHRKIVVIDDCISYTGSQNLVDPRFFKQESGVGQWVDAIARITGPTALALDGIFGLDWSIETGRTWEPPPTAGNHSPAAAGATVQVVPSGPDLKPEAIHQLLLTAIYAARREIVMTTPYFVPDESMLTALLSAALRGVEVTLIVPAINDSLLVRHASVAHFDELMSAGVNIALFKGGLLHTKSLTIDGSISIFGSVNLDMRSMWLNSESSLVVYDTNFTGQLRLLQDTYLGSTDKLVLAAWRQRSAWRHFIENTFRLLAPLL
- a CDS encoding VTT domain-containing protein, with amino-acid sequence MGSGCALVLAGSLLAGPIQYALSRRLLRARVQGMINAKPSLAAIQRAVIRDEFRLQVLLRLTPLNPATVSYMLGAAGVGFPLFLLAFLASIPNLFIEVYFGHVGKHVARLASSDARTAHLHGLAIIGGLVVCIVVMILVSRIAHRSLLEAMATPASEKAEAQVGEV
- a CDS encoding YitT family protein — translated: MGEAGTALGIGPVQIRGSGHLKRPDIGVKKESCLSRKKLKEAVKQKLESPGWHKILRILNQQLAITIGAVLNAFAYVLFQMPYNLAAGGVSGLGIIVNNLTGFSPGLFYFTANIPLFILGFFTLGKWRFLFTSTLAVVVFSGATEFFIVNMPTVFTEFPITENKLLATIYSGLLIGIGLGIIYRFGGTIGGTSIITRIIYNKTGFPMSQSGLYVDVIIIVVAGFVFNWETSLLAFLALLIAGISADFAMEGASQRRTLIIITQNPEPLRHAIINELKRGVTMWPVKGGYSGEERTLLYLTVLRSRVYDVKFIINRIDPDAFMVVGVAQQTWGGYTLKKKKVKAMASDHDADL
- a CDS encoding SWIM zinc finger family protein — its product is MHYGYPKYVTVAEKRAKAEKKLAALKKKNPGIQPVVIEGQTLTKTWWGKAWNKNLERYADYANRIGRGRSYVRHKAVLDLQIQPGKVSGLVMGGEPSPYRVTVTINPIPQKQWQRIKDQCKGKMESIKQLMAGKFPKALEDLFTQKEKGLFPSPKEIELDCSCPDRAVMCKHVAAVLYGIGARLDQDPGLFFVLRKAKVNELISETVKETKKDLLSRSEKKSSRVIDEESPNLSDMFGIDLDMDGSASLPLAVPESPGKAAPKSGKPRTGKSKPKRPKAPRAEKNSPRSAGTGKKTASPKIKDAAGIETLFRRRTKRHTTAAEVIEKSDMAPQKVRNILSGLIRKGKLERVSRGVYKWVKPEPR